In Oryza sativa Japonica Group chromosome 3, ASM3414082v1, one DNA window encodes the following:
- the LOC112938210 gene encoding uncharacterized protein: protein MADSRLSTVPSWLPVGMDPLTTYLLEIKLAGDQKNARVKYDWFIFNKMIDSNAMCYKDFVDDIAKSYPWGPNETVTIGYVDMVHKISHHVTTDQDMLEMFEKFVDIKVIPMIIRIHGMNENIDELDHTLVKANICVPDTPSLATPSQVDFSQPSSSTLPSHVLMPSDTYLINPFPMAEHVGVDD from the exons ATGGCAGATTCAAGGCTTAGCACGGTTCCTTCATGGCTCCCCGTTGG GATGGACCCCTTAACTACATATCTTTTGGAAATCAAACTAGCCGGGGATCAAAAAAATGCTAGGGTGAAATATGATTGGTTTATTTTCAATAAGATGATAGACTCAAATGCTATGTGCTACAAAGACTTTGTTGATGATATTGCAAAGTCATATCCATGGGGGCCAAATGAAACCGTCACAATTGGCTATGTGGATATGGTTCATAAAATTTCTCATCATGTCACAACTGACCAGGATATGCTAGAAATGTTTGAAAAGTTTGTTGATATCAAGGTGATTCCAATGATTATTCGTATACATGGTATGAATGAAAATATTGATGAGTTAGACCACACTCTTGTTAAAGCAAACATATGTGTTCCCGATACTCCTTCTCTGGCAACCCCATCTCAAGTGGATTTCAGCCAACCTAGCAGCAGCACTCTGCCTTCTCATGTCCTCATGCCATCAGACACATACTTAATAAACCCATTTCCTATGGCTGAGCATGTTGGTGTGGATgattga
- the LOC112938265 gene encoding protein FAR-RED IMPAIRED RESPONSE 1, with product MLRISRLSRAPPPAWDFGVEEVGECELDGADNEEAVAGQADETRGEGAANEESEDESWATSEDTSEDASEGDGVDESEDESMALDGMPENIPSATYDKNDPPMIVGSIYPNIDEFRLAIAQHAIKKEFEFNIIRSEPGQYTAKCAAQGCNWRIHASVVADGVTMIVKTNPFPHECSSTRRSETIKATSKFWICEKVKDWLLEDASVGAKELQRRIHETHKVKINYKRVHAGRELAITKLYDSWRESFDMLYRYKAQVEKASPGSFFIIDHHTVLEEIKFIRLFFALKPCIHGFLTGCRPYLAIDSTFLTGKFKGQLAVACAVDGHNWMYPVALGIFDSDSVENWMWFMQQLKDAIGTPRGLALCTDAGKGIDSAVHEVFRNAEHRECMKHMVTNFKKKFTGKIFDDNLWPAAYAWSPYFYEKHMAAMEEAKPEAVAYLRKYHKRLWSRSQFSTVCKVDYVTNNLAESFNNLVKDWKALHLYDFLERIRRWLLVKWDKRQRIGKKFEGRILPHIVKELNEKSRDLDMVVTRNGDFEAEIEVKGGSGFRHVVNLEHKTCTCREFQVSGKPCIHAIAFITSIRGRLEDYVDDCFSVHRFRAAYEKLIPSLPDKSQWPQADHGFFLAPPILK from the exons ATGCTGCGGATTTCTCGActctctcgagcgcctccccctgcttgggactttggcgtggaggaggtgggggagtgcgagctcgacggcgcgg ATAATGAGGAGGCTGTTGCTGGTCAAGCTGATGAAACTAGAGGTGAAGGGGCTGCCAATGAAGAATCCGAGGATGAATCTTGGGCTACATCTGAGGATACATCTGAGGATGCATCTGAGGGTGATGGTGTTGATGAATCTGAGGATGAGTCAATGGCATTGGATGGGATGCCAGAAAATATTCCTAGCGCAACTTATGACAAGAATGACCCACCAATGATCGTAGGAAGCATATATCCTAACATTGATGAATTTAGATTGGCAATAGCACAACATGCAATAAAAAAGGAGTTTGAATTTAACATTATCCGGAGTGAACCAGGGCAATATACTGCAAAGTGTGCTGCTCAAGGCTGCAATTGGAGGATCCATGCATCTGTGGTTGCTGATGGTGTCACTATGATA GTGAAAACCAATCCTTTTCCACATGAATGCTCAAGTACGAGAAGAAGTGAGACTATCAAGGCTACAAGCAAGTTTTGGATTTGTGAGAAAGTAAAGGATTGGTTGTTGGAGGATGCTAGTGTGGGAGCGAAGGAATTGCAAAGAAGGATCCATGAAACACATAAGGTTAAGATCAACTACAAAAGAGTGCATGCTGGTAGGGAGCTTGCTATCACAAAGTTGTATGATAGTTGGAGAGAGAGTTTTGACATGTTGTATAGATACAAGGCACAAGTTGAGAAAGCAAGCCCTGGcagttttttcatcattgaCCATCACACTGTTCTTGAAGAGATAAAATTCATAAGGCTATTCTTTGCCTTGAAACCATGCATTCATGGTTTCCTTACTGGTTGTAGGCCATATTTGGCTATAGACAGTACTTTCTTAACGGGCAAGTTTAAGGGGCAGCTAGCAGTTGCTTGTGCTGTAGATGGACATAACTGGATGTATCCAGTTGCTTTGGGTATATTTGACTCAGATTCTGTTGAGAATTGGATGTGGTTCATGCAACAACTAAAAGATGCAATTGGCACTCCAAGAGGCTTGGCTCTTTGTACTGATGCAGGGAAGGGGATAGATAGTGCAGTGCATGAG GTTTTTCGTAATGCAGAACACCGGGAGTGCATGAAGCACATGGTCACCAACTTCAAAAAGAAGTTCACTGGCAAGATATTTGACGATAACCTTTGGCCTGCAGCATATGCATGGAGCCCTTACTTCTATGAGAAACATATGGCAGCCATGGAAGAAGCTAAACCAGAAGCAGTAGCATACCTTAGGAAGTATCACAAAAGGCTATGGAGTAGGAGTCAGTTCTCTACAGTTTGCAAGGTTGATTATGTGACAAATAACCTTGCAGAAAGCTTCAACAATTTGGTGAAAGATTGGAAAGCACTACATTTGTATGACTTCTTGGAGAGGATTCGACGGTGGTTGTTGGTGAAATGGGATAAGAGGCAAAGAATAGGTAAGAAATTTGAAGGCCGCATTCTACCTCATATTGTCAAGGAATTGAATGAAAAAAGTAGAGATTTAGATATGGTGGTCACAAGAAATGGAGACTTTGAGGCAGAAATTGAGGTTAAAGGAGGTAGTGGGTTTAGACATGTTGTCAATTTGGAACACAAAACTTGCACATGTAGGGAATTCCAAGTTTCGGGGAAGCCTTGTATCCATGCTATAGCATTCATCACGTCAATTAGAGGAAGGCTTGAAGATTATGTGGATGATTGCTTTAGTGTGCATCGATTCAGGGCAGCATATGAGAAATTGATCCCTTCATTGCCTGACAAGTCACAATGGCCACAAGCTGATCATGGGTTCTTCTTGGCACCACCCATTCTGAAGTAA
- the LOC4334762 gene encoding pirin-like protein — protein sequence MMTRSMMKFFSPSSSAIYTTLSSRLARINATRHTPPPPPKSSRAARSLTSFLLIRATMSSSSSSSDAVAAAAAATFEKPRTVVKKLLAESQPEGDGATVRRSIGRYELRNLDPFLMLDEFSVSKPAGFPDHPHRGFETVTYMLEGAFTHQDFAGHKGTIGTGDVQWMTAGRGIVHSEMPAADGVQKGLQLWINLSSKDKMIEPRYQELMSKDISCAEKDGVEVKIIAGEAFGVRSPVYTRTPTMYMDFTMQPGSQLHQPIPEAWNAFVYIIDGEGVFGREKASPATAHHCLVLGPGDGLSVWNKSGEPLRFALVGGQPLNEPVVQHGPFVMNTRAEIQQAMEDYYYGRNGFEKARHWSSTA from the exons ATGATGACGAGGAGCATGATGAagtttttctctccctcctcctccgctatTTATACCACCCTCTCCTCTCGTCTCGCCAGGATCAACGCCACTCGCCacacaccgccaccaccaccaaagaGCAGCAGAGCAGCAAGATCACTAACCT CTTTCTTGCTGATTCGAGCAACCATGtcttcttcgtcttcgtcgtcggatgctgtcgccgcggcggcggcggcgacttttGAGAAGCCGAGGACGGTGGTGAAGAAGCTCCTGGCGGAGTCCCAGCccgagggcgacggcgccacCGTGCGAAGGAGCATCGGCAG GTACGAGCTCAGGAACCTGGATCCTTTCCTCATGCTCGATGAATTCTCTG TTTCCAAGCCTGCTGGATTTCCCGACCATCCGCATAGAGGATTCGAGACAGTCACCTACATGCTCGAA GGGGCGTTCACCCACCAAGACTTTGCAGGCCACAAGGGCACCATCGGCACGGGAGATGTCCAG TGGATGACGGCTGGCCGCGGCATCGTGCACTCGGAGATGCCGGCAGCGGACGGTGTGCAGAAGGGCCTCCAGCTCTGGATCAACCTCTCTTCCAAGGACAAAAT GATTGAGCCGAGGTACCAGGAGCTTATGAGCAAGGACATCAGCTGCGCCGAGAAGGACGGCGTGGAGGTGAAGATCATCGCCGGCGAGGCCTTCGGGGTGCGTTCGCCGGTGTACACGCGGACGCCGACGATGTACATGGACTTCACGATGCAGCCGGGGTCGCAGCTGCACCAGCCCATCCCGGAGGCCTGGAACGCCTTCGTCTACATCATCGACGGCGAGGGCGTGTTCGGGAGGGAgaaggcgtcgccggcgaccgcccaCCACTGCCTCGTTCTCGGCCCCGGCGACGGCCTGAGCGTCTGGAATAAGTCCGGCGAGCCGCTCCGGTTCGCGCTCGTCGGCGGGCAGCCGCTCAACGAGCCCGTGGTGCAGCATGGCCCCTTCGTGATGAACACCCGCGCCGAGATCCAGCAGGCCATGGAGGATTACTACTATGGCAGGAATGGCTTCGAGAAGGCCCGCCATTGGAGCTCCACAGCATGA